AAATGCGGCCGGTGCGGCCGACGGCGGTTCACCAGACCGACGGCCTGGCCGAGCTGGTCTGCAGCAACTCCTTCCGCGCCGACAAGCTCGACAACGCGGTCGGACTCATCAAGGAAGAAATGCGGCGGCTCGGCTCCATCGTCTTGCGGGCCGCCGACGCCACGCGCGTGCCGGCCGGCGCCGCGCTGGCCGTCGATCGTCACGCATTCTCGAAGGCCGTGACCGACGCGGTGCAGGCGCACCCCCGGATCACGGTGTCGCGCGAGGAGGTGCTCAAGGTCCCCGGCCCGGAATGGTCGCCCGTGATCATCGCCACCGGCCCGCTCACCTCCGACGCGCTGTCGAAAGACATCCAGGCGATGGTGGGCGAGGAGCACCTGTCGTTCTACGACGCGATCAGCCCGATCGTGCTCGCCGAATCCATCGACATGTCGAAGGTCTTCCGCGCCTCGCGCTGGGGCCGCAACGTGTGGAGCGCCAACCCGGGTGAAGCGCTGGAGCAGACGGACGAAGGCGACTACCTGAATTGTCCGATGACCAGGCAGGAGTACGACGCGTTCTACGCGGCGCTGGTCTCGGCCGAGTCGGCGACGGTCCACGACTTCGACAACACCAAGTTCTTCGAAGGCTGCCTGCCGATCGAGGTGATGGCGCACCGCGGCGAGGGCACGCTGCGGTTCGGCCCCATGAAGCCGGTCGGCCTCAAGGATCCGCGAACGGGCCGGTTGCCCTATGCGGTGGTGCAGTTGCGCCAGGACACGCTGGCCGGCGATCACTTCAGCCTGGTGGGCTTCCAGACGCAGATCAAGTGGGGCGACCAGGCCCGGCTGCTGAAGATGATCCCCGGTCTCGAGAACGCCGAGTTCGTGCGCTTCGGCATGGTCCACCGCAACACTTACATCTGCGGGCCGAAGGTGCTGTTGCCGACATGGCAAACGCGCCACCGGCCGGACCTGTTCTTCGCCGGCCAGGTGTCTGGCGTCGAGGGCTACGTCGAGTCCGCCGCGTCGGGCCTGGTCGCGGGCCGCAACGCCGCGGCCCTCGCGCGTGGCGAGACGCCGCAGGCGCCGCCGCGGACCACGGCCATCGGCTCGCTCGCGTACTACGTGTCGCACGCGGATCCGACGACCTACCAGCCCACCAACATCACGCATGGCATCATGCCGCCACTCGACGACCCGCCGCGCGACAAGATGAAGAAGAAGCTGCTGATCGCCGAGCGCGCGTTGGCTGACTTGGACGCCTGGCGATGCGTGAACTCCTAAAGGAATTCCTCGCCTATCTGAAGCTCAATCGGCACGTCTCGCCGCACACCGTGCGCGCCTACGAGAGCGACATCACGCAGTACCTGGCGTGGGTGGCCGGCGACCAGGGCCGCAAGATCTCGGAACTGACGCCGGCCGATCTCGGTCTCACGTCCGTGCGCTCGCACCTCGCCGAGCTGAACAAGGCGGGCAAGGCCCGCTCATCCGTGGCGCGCAAGCTGTCGGCCCTCCGCACCTTTGTGAAGTACCTGCGCCGTGAGGACCTGATCGAGCACGATCCCACGGCGATGGCCGTCGCCCCCAAGCGGGACCAGACCATCCCCACGCATCTCTCGGAGCCCGAGATGGCCCGGCTGATCGAGACGCCCAGCACCGCTGACCCGCTGGGCCGCCGCGATCGCGCCATCCTCGAGTTGTTCTACGCCTCGGGGCTGCGGCTGAGCGAGCTGGTCGGGATCAACCTCGAGGATCTCAACCTCGCCGGCCGCATGGTTCGGGTGATGGGAAAGGGCGGTAAGGAACGCCTGCTGCCGTTCAACCAGAGTGCATTGGCGGCGCTCCGGGCCTGGATGGCCGACCGCGCCGCGATACTCGCCGGCCGGCAGGGCCGGGTGGCCGGCCGGCGGCCGATGGCGCCGCGCAAGCCGGTCAGGAACCACCGGCCTCAGGCCGATCCGTTGTTCCTCAACGCCCGGGGCACCCGCCTGACCGGCCGCAGCGTGGACCGCATGCTCCGCCGATACGTCGCGCTCTGCAGCACGCGGATGGGCATCAGCCCCCACGCGTTGCGTCACACCTTCGCCACGCACTTGTTGCAGCGCGGGGCCGACCTCCGGGCCATCCAGGAATTGCTCGGCCACGCCCGGCTCAGCACGACGCAGCGATACACCCACGTCAACGCGGCTCAGCTGATCGACGTCTATCGCAAATCGCACCCGCGCGCGTCCGCCGCCGCGGCCGGGGCCCGCCCGCCTTCGCCAGAGGCTCCGGCGAAACAGGCCTTTGGCGCGACGAAGTCGGCCAAGAGCGAGTAGAATCTCGCAAGGTGCCTCTCTCGAAATTTCTCGTCCAGCGCCGGTCGCTTCGTACGGCGCTCGTGCTCCTCACCCTCGTCACCGCTGCTCCCGCCTTCGCGCAAGAGACCGCGCCGGCTTCGGATCCTCCCGGCGAAGTGGTTGACTTCTTCGGCTTCAAGTTCTCGCAGAGCGAGCGCTTCAAGTTCGGCGGCGAAGTGGTGGCCGGCTGGTCGCACGACGGCGCGCAGGCTGCCCTGGGCTTCGAAAAGCAGGGCCGTGTCGGCATGGCGATTCTCAGCGCGGCCGGCAAGGTCAGTGACCACGTTCGCTTCTTCGTGTCGGTGAATCCGGTCAGCGAAACCAACGCGCGGCCGGCGTGCGGCGAGAAGGATTACTTCTTTCCCAACGACCCCAACCTGTTCGCCGCCATCGGCCCGATCGTCAAGTGCGACGTCGAAGACGGCCTCAAGCGGGTTGACACCTACAACACCTTCTCGCTCGACTACATCACGCAGCAGGGCATTCTTCGCGAAGGCTACATCGACTGGGGCATTACCGATTCGCTGTCGCTGCGCGGCGGCCGCTTCATTCTGCCGATTGGCTTTGCGCCGCGCGAAGTCGGCGCCGCGACCGCCAAGGACATGACGCGGATCACACGGCTGAACGCCGAGGCCAACTTCGGCGCCATGCTCGCGTTTTCGGCGAAGCGCGGTGACCGCGCGATTTTCGATGCCGGCGTGATGGCCGTGCTGGGCGACGGCAACCGCGAGAAGGACTACGACTGGTTCTACTTCGTCAACACCTCGCTCGACACCAACAGCGCCGTCACGGTGGCGGCCTCGGTGCGGCTGACGCCGATCAAGGCGATCGACGTGCGCGCGGCCTACAAGAAGGGCTACACCGGTTCGAAGGTGGAGCGCCTGCCCAGCTACTGGGCGTCCAAGCGCAACGACGATGCGCTGGTGGTGAGCGTGAAGTTGTCGCCGACGTCGTGGGCCTCGGTGTTTGGCGAGTACGCTAAGTACAGGTGGGGGCCGACGCTGACCTCCGGTGAACTGGTGGGCATTCCTGACCTGGCCGGCATCGACAAGCCCGGCTACTTCATGGGCGCGCAGCTCGAGGCCCCAATCGCCGCCAAGATCCGGGTCGGCGCCAGCGTCGTCCGCGAAGAACTCACGCGCGACGACAGCCTGATCCAGTACCTGTCACTCAACAGCCTGTACGGCGTGTCGATGGGCAAGAAGGACCGCGAGCTGGTGGTCCGCGGCTACGTCGACGTCAACCGCCTGGTCAACGTCAGCTTTTTCTGGATGGACGTGTCGAACCCGTTCCCCTGGGTGAGCGGCAGCTGGCCGGTCACCGGACCGGTCGCGTTCACCGGCCGCGAACCCGACCGCATTGGTGTGACGATCACCGTCCGGACGCCGTAGCCGCACCGGCCACGCCCGTGCTGGCCGGCGGTAAGTTCGCTTCGCCGGCGCCGTTACCGCTTATAGTGTGGGTGCCGCGATGCCCCCCTCGCCTTCGTCGGCGGTGACCCGTGCCATCTTTTTTGGCACCGTTGCCGCCCTGCTCGTCGTCGCGACGCTGAGCGTCGTGATCTATCGTTCGGCGGTGGGCGGCGCCATTGCCCAGCACTCCACGCAGCAACTCGCGATGGTTCGCACCGCGTCGGTGGGCATCCAGGGCGAGATCCGCGGCCTGTCGGCCCTCCTGCGCCAGTTCAACAGCCTGCCGAGCGTGCAGAACCTTGACATCCCGTTCCTCGGACAGCGCATCGAGGCGGCGTTTGGTGACAACCCTATCGGCGTGGTCCGCTACATCGTCCGGATCGACGCCGAAGGCCGGCTGTACTACTGGGAGCCTGGCGGCCGGCTGATCGAGAACGGGACGCGGGTGGGCCTTGATCCGGAACGATGGCGGTGGAATGGCGACCCCGCCAACCGAGGCAAAGTCACCATCGCTCGCGCCTGGTGGCTCCACGATGCGCCCGACCACGTCCGCGTGATCAGCACTCCGGTGTGGCGGACATCGCCGAGCGGCGAGAACCCGAATCCGCGGAACGACTTCAACGGCATGTTGGGTCTCGCCATTGACGTCAACCGCCTCGTTGAGGTGTACCTGGGCCCCGCGATTGCCGAATCTGCGGCCGACCAACTCGTGGTTGGGTTGACGACTCCCGAGTACGGCGTGCGCATGGGACCGGGCCAGACGGGCCTTGCCGCAGAGGCGAGCGATGCGCACCGGCATGACGGGCCGCAGGGCATTGCCATCCTGGGGGATGGCAACGGCCGTCGCATCCACGCCTGGTCCAGGCTGACCGCCGCGGACCAGACGTGGCTGGCCGCCTCGTCTTCCCAATACGACCTCGTCGCGGCGCAGTTTCAGCGCAATGCCACGGGACAACTGGCGCTGACCGCGGTGCTCCTGGTGATCCTGCCGTTGGCGGGCTGGCTGCTGGCGCGTCGCGAACGCCGCACTCAGGAAGGGCAGCGGCAGCTCGAACGGCAGCTGGCCGAGTCGCAGAAGATGGAGGCCATCGGCAAGCTGGCCGGCGGCGTGGCGCACGACTTCAACAACATGCTCACGGCCATTCTCGGCTACGCCAGCCTGATCCACGAAGACGCGCCGGCCGACTCGCCGATCCGCGATCAGGCGCTGCAGATCCGCCGTGCCGCCGACAGCGCGGCGGCGCTGACCCATAAGCTGTTGGCGTTCAGCCGGCGCCAGGTACTGCAGACCAACCAGTTCGATTTCGCCGCGATGCTCGACAACCTGCTGATGCTGGTGCGCCGCGTGATGGGCGAAGACATCAAGGTGATCGCGCATGCCGAGCCCGGGCTGTGGCCGGTGCTGGCCGACCCGGCGCAGGTCGAGCAGTCGATCCTGAACCTGGCGATCAACGCCCGCGAAGCCATGCCCGGCGGCGGCACGCTGCAGATTACGGCGCGCAACGCGGCGCGTCCCCTCGGCGAGCGGCGTCCGGATGGGGATGTCCGCCCCGGTAACTACGTGCAGATCACCGTGACCGACACGGGGACCGGCATGGACGAGGCGACGCGGGCGCGCATGTTCGAGCCGTTCTTCACGACCAAGCCGCACGGCAAGGGCACCGGGCTTGGCCTGTCCACGGTCTACGGGTTCGTCCGGCAGTGCGGCGGCCACATCGGCGTGACGTCCACGCTCGGGGCCGGCACGGCCATTGAACTGCTGCTGCCGCGCGCGCCCGATCAGCCGGCGCCAACCCCGACACCGAAGGACCTCACGCCGCCGCGGGTGAAGCCCGACGGTCCCCTGGAAACCGTGCTCGTGGTGGAAGACGAAGACGCCGTCCGGTTGCTGGCCGCCGAGTCGCTGCGGCGGGGCGGCTACGTCGTCATCGCCGCCGCCAGCGGCGAGGAAGCGCTGCGCGTGGCCGACGCCTTCGAGGGCACCATTCACCTGCTGCTGAGCGATGTCGTCATGCCGGGCATGAAGGGCCCGGCACTGGCGGCGCGGCTCCGGGCGGCGCGCCCCTCGATCCGCGTGATCCTGATGTCGGGCTACGCCGCCGACGTGGTGACGCCCGACGACCTCAAGGCGGCCATGCTGCTGTCGAAACCGTTTTCAGCCGGCGTCCTCGCCAAGGCGGTCCGCCGCGTCCTCGACGAGGCCCTTTCGCCGGGACCGCTTCCGAAGGGATAATTGCGGTTGGTAACTTTTGGAGGAGATCTGATGATTCGCGTGACGACCGTTGCGTTGGCCCTGGCCGCGCTGTCGATGTTGCCCAGTGGCGCCGCCGCCCAGGGGGTGTCGCTCAAGGTTCCGGCCTCGCTGAAAGAACAGGCGCCGGCCGCCTACAACGTGAGGTTCGAGACGAGCGCGGGCATATTCGTCGCCCACGTGGAACGCGCCTGGGCGCCGAAGGCCGCCGATCGCTTCTACAACCTCGTGAAGAACGGTTTTTACGACGGTGTCAGGTTCTACCGGTCCGTGCCCAACTTCATGGCTCAATTCGGGTTGCACGGCGACCCGACCCTGACGGCGATGTGGAGCCGGCAGTTGTTCTCGCCGGACCCGGTCAAGCATTCCAACAAGCGCATGACGCTATCGTTTGCCATGGGCGGCAACCCGATGATGGCGTCGACGCAGGTGTTCCTGAGTTTTCGCGACAACTCGAGCCTTGACGGGCAAGGCTTCGCGGCCTTCGCCGATATCACCGAGGGGCAGGATGTCGCTGCGAAGATCTTCACCGGCTACGGCGACATGCCCCAGCGCGGCGGCAAGGGTCCCGATACGGCACGCATCCTCAAGGAGGGCAATGCCTATCTCGAGAGGGAATTCCCGAAGCTGGACTACATCAAGAAGGCCACGATCGAGAAGTGACACCCGGGAGGGACCGTGAGAGCTCAGCTTCGCTTCGCGATAGTAGTTGCCGCCATCGTCGTGTGTGCGCGGCATGACGGGGCGGGGCAGGTGCCGGTGCAGGATCGGCAGCCCGCGGGGTCGGCCCTCAGGCCGGCGGTGATGGGACCGACCGGTGGCGTGTCCACCGGTCACCCGCTCACCACCGCCGCGGCCTTGGCCATTCTCCTGAAAGGCGGCAACGCGTTCGACGCCGGCGTGGCATCTCTGCTCGCCGGCGGCGTGCTTGAGCAGGATCTCTACAGCCTCGGCGGCGAGGCGCTCGTCCTGGTATATCCCAAGAGAGAAGCCAAGGTCACCGCCATCGTCGGCCAGGGTTGGGCGCCGAAGGCGGTGGACGTCGATTGGTACTTGTCGCGCAAGAAGGATCTGCAAGGCGAGGGGCTCGATCCGGCGGTCGTCCCCGGCGCCCTGCATGCGTCGCTGACCGTGCTCGAGAAGTGGGGCACGATGAGCTTCGAAGAGGTGGCGGCCTCGGCCATCGCGTATGCCGAGAACGGCTTTCCCATGCGCACGAGCACCGCGCGCGCCATCCAGAATCAGCTCAAGTTCTTCGAGAAGTGGCCGGGCAACAAGACCTACTGGCTGAAGCCTGACGGGTCGGTCTACAAGCCCGGCGAAACCATCAAGCTGCCGACGCTCGCGCGCACCTTGCGCCGCATGGTTGACGCCGAACGCGCCGCCAAGGCCAAGGGCCGCGTCGCCGGCATCGTCGCCGCGCGCGATCGGTTCTACAAGGGCGACATCGCGAAAGAAATGGTCGCGTTCCTGCAGAAGCACGGGGCCCCGTTTGACGCCAGCGACTTCGCCGACTACTACGCGCGCATCGAGGAGCCCGTGAAGACGACGTATCGCGGCTACACGGTGTACAAGCACGGCTTCGGCAGCCAGGGTCCGGTGCTCCTGCAGGCGCTCAACATCCTCGAGAATTTCGACCTGCACGCGATGGGCTACGCCAGCGCGGACTACATCCACACCGTGACCGAAGCGCTGAAACTGTCGTATGCCGATCGCGATTCGTTCTATGCCGACCCGGCGTTCGTGCAGGTGCCGGGTGAGGGGTTGCTGTCGAAGGCCTACGCCAAAGAGCGGGCGGCGCTGATCGACCCGAAGAAGTCGTCCACTTCGTTCATCGCGGGCGATCCGCTGAAGTACGACACCAAGGTGAAGCAGTGGCCGTTCTGGAAGGCAAACGTCACGGACGGCGTCACGCCTCGCGGGGAGAAGCTCGCGGATGATTCGTCGGGCATCGTCAAGGACACGACCCACATGGCGATCATCGACAAGGACGGCAACATCTTCGACGTCACTCCGAGCGGCGGGTGGGTGCCCGGGGCGGTGATTCTCGGCGACACCGGCATTGGCATGAGCGTGCGCGGCGAGCAGTTCTGGCTCGACAAGACCCGCGCCAACCAGATTCGCCCGCGGGCGCGGCCGCGCTACACGCTGACGCCGAGCCTGGTGTTCAAGGGCGATACGCCGATGATGGGCCTCGGCACGCCGGGGGGCGACAACCAGGACCAGACCATCCTGCAGGCGTTCCTGAGCATCGTCGACTTCTGGGATGACTGGTATCCGAACCTGCACGCGGCGCTGGAACGCCCGCGCGCGCAGACCATGCACTTCTACGGCTCGTTCTGGCCGCACACCGCGGGCTTCAACCAGTTGAACGTGGAAGCGACGATTCCCGATTCGGTCTACAACGAGCTCAGAGCTCGCGGTCACGACGTGAGCCGGCTGCGTCCGTTTGGGATGTCCGGGTGCGCGACCGCGGTGATGATTGATCCAGCGACTGGGAATCGCTTCGCGGCCGCTGATCCGCGAAGGGACTGCTACGCGATTGCGTACTGAGGGCGCGCCTTCGGCGCGCGTAGGGCGCCTCGCTGGCGCTCGGCGTAGGGCTCGGCGCTTTGCGCCATCGTGGGGCTCGCGGCTTCGCCGCTCGTAGGACTCGTGGCCTTCGGCCACTCGTAGGGAGGACTGTGCGTCTACTGACACCGATTCTCACCGCGTTGCTCGTGCTCGGCGCACTACCGGCGAGCGCGTCACAGGCAAGCGGACCCGCCATCGCCCTCGTGCGGCCACCCGTGAAGTCGCGTTGGGATGCTGACAGGAAGAACCCCTACAGCCGGCTGTTCAAGCCAGGTGAGGTGCAAGTGCCACTCCGTCAACCGGCGCCGGCCAAGCCCGAGGTCAAGTGCGGCATGACGGTGGTCCCGGTGGACCCCAGCGGCTACCCTGGAATCGTGGTGCCGCAAGAACCACGTTCGACGAAGTTCACCATTCGCGCGATCGACCCCACCATCTGCCGGTAGGTCTCGCGGATGAAGGGTGTGGGTGAGCCGGCGGTGCTGCGTTCGCTTGTCGCCAGGCTCGATCACCTGCGACCCGAAAGCACTCGACGCTGGGGCACGCTGACGCCCCACGAAATGCTCTGCCACCTCGGTGATGCCGCCGAAATGGTGCTGTTGATTCGTCCGCGCACCGAGGTTGTTTCAACCCGAGGCCGTCCCATCATCAAGTGGCTGGCGCTGTCGTCGCCTCTTCGATTGCCGCATGGCTGGGCCACCAATCCCATGCACGATCCGCGCGCCCTTGGCACGCGTCCGTCCGAGTTCGCGAATGATCGCGCAAGGGCGGTGGCGGGGCTCAATGGAATTGCGGCCGGGACCGGCCCGCTCGAACCTGCGCACGGCTTCTTCGGCGTGATGTCGCGTGAAGACTGGCAACGGTGGGCGTACAAACACACCGATCACCACCTGCGGCAGTTCGGTTTATGATCTGGCCGCGATGCTGAACTCAATCGACATGCCGGTGCTCGTTCTCATCATGCTCCTGGGCCTGATGGTGAGATACGGCGGATGGCGCAACGGGAATTCGCCGCGCGGGCGGTTCTGATTCGACCGTGACACGCTTGTGCCGGCCGGTCGTCGCCGTTGCTCTGCTGCTGACTGCCGTGGCGGGCTGCGCTCAACCCCAGGTCAAGACCCGCTACTTTCGATCAAGGACCTACACCTTCTCGCGCGCTGAGCGCGCCACCATCGATCGCATCGCCAACGCGACCGCCGCCGAAGTGGGGAAGCTCCTGCCGGGTCTGCCGCCGCAGCTCGAACTCACCGCTCGTCCAGGGACGGACGTGATCGAAGAAATCGGCGCGACCGCAGACGCCATGCCGCCCAACTTCGTAATGTGGACCGTTGATCCAGCGCACGGCGGCGGTGTCGTCGCCATCGCCGAGAAGGACTTGCGCGCGACCTTGTTTCACGAGTTTCATCACCTCGTGCGATCCGCAGCGGGGAACCCTCGCACCGTCATCGAGCATGCCGTGAGCGAGGGCATGGCCACCGCATTCGAGCGCGACTTCGCCGGCGAGAATCGTCCTTGGGGGGAGCACCCGCCGGAAGGCAGCGGATGGGAGAAGGAATTGCTCGCGCTTCCGGTCAACGCGCCGATCCGAGGTTTGAACACCGCTCACCCGGATGGCCGGCGATGGATCGTCTGCCGCACCGGGACGGCGTGGGTCGACCGTGCGACAGCAAGATCAGGCCGCACCTCGGCTGACCTGGTGTCGGCACCGGCCGTGGAGATCTTGAGCCTGGCCGATGTGAATAAGTAGCACCCCGACGAGGCGCGTAAGCGCCGAGCCCCACGCCGAGCAAGGCGAGGCGCCTCACGAGCGAGCGGTAGCGAGCTCGCCCTACGCACGCGCAGCGTGCGCCCCTACGACGCCGAGGCCAGGACTCTCCGCCGAGGCAGTTCGATGTTCAGCGTCTTGATCTTGTAATTCATCACGCGCGGGCTGATCTGCAGCAGCTCCGCGGCGTCCTTCTGCACCCAGTTCGCCATCTTCAGCGCCTCGGTGATCGCCTGCCGCTCGATTTCCTCGAGCGCGATACCGGTGGGCGGGATCTTCACCACGCCCTGCGCGTCGCGGCCGCTGCCGGCCGGGGCGAAGTCGCCCAGCCGCAGGTCGGCTGACGTGATGATCGGGCTTTCGGCGAGCAGCGCCGCGCGTTCGATTGCGTTCTCGAGCTCGCGGATGTTGCCGGGCCAGTTGTAACGAATCAGCAGCTTCTGCGCCTCGTTGTCGAGGCCGTCGAGGCGCTTCTTCAACTCGCTGGCAAAGCGGCGGATGAAGTGCATGGCCAGCGGCAGGATGTCGTCTTTGCGCTCGCGCAGTGGCGGCGTCTCGATCGAGACCACGTTCAGCCGATAGTAGAGATCTTCGCGGAAGTGTCCCGACGCGACCATCGCCGACAGGTCACGGTTGGTCGCGGCGATCAGCCGCACGTCGACGCGCAGCGTGCGCGTGCCGCCGAGGCGTTCGAATTCATGCTCCTGAAGCACGCGCAGGATCTTGGCCTGCGTGCTGGCGCTCATGTCGCCGATTTCGTCGAGGAACAAGGTGCCGCCGTCGGCCTGCTCGAAGCGGCCGATGCGCTGGCGGTCGGCGCCGGTGAAGGCGCCCTTCTCGTGGCCGAACAGCTCCGACTCGAGCAGGTTCTCCTGCAGCGCCGCGCAGTTCACCTTGACGAAGTTCCGCGACGCGCGCAGCGAGTTGTGATGGGTGGCGCCGGCGATCAGCTCCTTGCCGGTGCCGGTTTCACCGCGGATCAGCACCGTCGAATTGCTCTTGGCCACCTTCTTGACGACCGCCAGCACCCGCTGCAGCGACTCGCTGCCGCCGACGATGCGGTCGAAGTCGTAGTTCTCCTGGCGTTCGTTGCGGAGGTAGTCGAGCTCGTTGCGCAGGCGCTTCAGCTCCAGCGCCTTCTCGACCTTCACTTCCATTTCCTCGAGCTCGAACGGCTTCTGCACGTAGTCGAACGCGCCGTGCTTCATCGCCTCCACCGCGGTGGTCACCGACCCGAACGCGGTCATCAGGATCACCGACGCCGAGGGATGCAGCTGCTTGGTCGTGCGCAGCACGTCGAGGCCGTCCGAGCCGCCCATCTTGAGGTCGCTGACCACCACGTCGAAGTAGCCCTCGTGCAGGCGCTCGAGCGCGGCGTTGCCGTTGGGCGCCTC
This is a stretch of genomic DNA from Vicinamibacterales bacterium. It encodes these proteins:
- the trmFO gene encoding methylenetetrahydrofolate--tRNA-(uracil(54)-C(5))-methyltransferase (FADH(2)-oxidizing) TrmFO, which encodes MIHVIGGGLAGCEAAWQAAEIGADVTIHEMRPVRPTAVHQTDGLAELVCSNSFRADKLDNAVGLIKEEMRRLGSIVLRAADATRVPAGAALAVDRHAFSKAVTDAVQAHPRITVSREEVLKVPGPEWSPVIIATGPLTSDALSKDIQAMVGEEHLSFYDAISPIVLAESIDMSKVFRASRWGRNVWSANPGEALEQTDEGDYLNCPMTRQEYDAFYAALVSAESATVHDFDNTKFFEGCLPIEVMAHRGEGTLRFGPMKPVGLKDPRTGRLPYAVVQLRQDTLAGDHFSLVGFQTQIKWGDQARLLKMIPGLENAEFVRFGMVHRNTYICGPKVLLPTWQTRHRPDLFFAGQVSGVEGYVESAASGLVAGRNAAALARGETPQAPPRTTAIGSLAYYVSHADPTTYQPTNITHGIMPPLDDPPRDKMKKKLLIAERALADLDAWRCVNS
- a CDS encoding tyrosine recombinase XerC yields the protein MRELLKEFLAYLKLNRHVSPHTVRAYESDITQYLAWVAGDQGRKISELTPADLGLTSVRSHLAELNKAGKARSSVARKLSALRTFVKYLRREDLIEHDPTAMAVAPKRDQTIPTHLSEPEMARLIETPSTADPLGRRDRAILELFYASGLRLSELVGINLEDLNLAGRMVRVMGKGGKERLLPFNQSALAALRAWMADRAAILAGRQGRVAGRRPMAPRKPVRNHRPQADPLFLNARGTRLTGRSVDRMLRRYVALCSTRMGISPHALRHTFATHLLQRGADLRAIQELLGHARLSTTQRYTHVNAAQLIDVYRKSHPRASAAAAGARPPSPEAPAKQAFGATKSAKSE
- a CDS encoding ATP-binding protein, with amino-acid sequence MPPSPSSAVTRAIFFGTVAALLVVATLSVVIYRSAVGGAIAQHSTQQLAMVRTASVGIQGEIRGLSALLRQFNSLPSVQNLDIPFLGQRIEAAFGDNPIGVVRYIVRIDAEGRLYYWEPGGRLIENGTRVGLDPERWRWNGDPANRGKVTIARAWWLHDAPDHVRVISTPVWRTSPSGENPNPRNDFNGMLGLAIDVNRLVEVYLGPAIAESAADQLVVGLTTPEYGVRMGPGQTGLAAEASDAHRHDGPQGIAILGDGNGRRIHAWSRLTAADQTWLAASSSQYDLVAAQFQRNATGQLALTAVLLVILPLAGWLLARRERRTQEGQRQLERQLAESQKMEAIGKLAGGVAHDFNNMLTAILGYASLIHEDAPADSPIRDQALQIRRAADSAAALTHKLLAFSRRQVLQTNQFDFAAMLDNLLMLVRRVMGEDIKVIAHAEPGLWPVLADPAQVEQSILNLAINAREAMPGGGTLQITARNAARPLGERRPDGDVRPGNYVQITVTDTGTGMDEATRARMFEPFFTTKPHGKGTGLGLSTVYGFVRQCGGHIGVTSTLGAGTAIELLLPRAPDQPAPTPTPKDLTPPRVKPDGPLETVLVVEDEDAVRLLAAESLRRGGYVVIAAASGEEALRVADAFEGTIHLLLSDVVMPGMKGPALAARLRAARPSIRVILMSGYAADVVTPDDLKAAMLLSKPFSAGVLAKAVRRVLDEALSPGPLPKG
- a CDS encoding peptidylprolyl isomerase; protein product: MIRVTTVALALAALSMLPSGAAAQGVSLKVPASLKEQAPAAYNVRFETSAGIFVAHVERAWAPKAADRFYNLVKNGFYDGVRFYRSVPNFMAQFGLHGDPTLTAMWSRQLFSPDPVKHSNKRMTLSFAMGGNPMMASTQVFLSFRDNSSLDGQGFAAFADITEGQDVAAKIFTGYGDMPQRGGKGPDTARILKEGNAYLEREFPKLDYIKKATIEK
- a CDS encoding gamma-glutamyltransferase family protein, producing the protein MRAQLRFAIVVAAIVVCARHDGAGQVPVQDRQPAGSALRPAVMGPTGGVSTGHPLTTAAALAILLKGGNAFDAGVASLLAGGVLEQDLYSLGGEALVLVYPKREAKVTAIVGQGWAPKAVDVDWYLSRKKDLQGEGLDPAVVPGALHASLTVLEKWGTMSFEEVAASAIAYAENGFPMRTSTARAIQNQLKFFEKWPGNKTYWLKPDGSVYKPGETIKLPTLARTLRRMVDAERAAKAKGRVAGIVAARDRFYKGDIAKEMVAFLQKHGAPFDASDFADYYARIEEPVKTTYRGYTVYKHGFGSQGPVLLQALNILENFDLHAMGYASADYIHTVTEALKLSYADRDSFYADPAFVQVPGEGLLSKAYAKERAALIDPKKSSTSFIAGDPLKYDTKVKQWPFWKANVTDGVTPRGEKLADDSSGIVKDTTHMAIIDKDGNIFDVTPSGGWVPGAVILGDTGIGMSVRGEQFWLDKTRANQIRPRARPRYTLTPSLVFKGDTPMMGLGTPGGDNQDQTILQAFLSIVDFWDDWYPNLHAALERPRAQTMHFYGSFWPHTAGFNQLNVEATIPDSVYNELRARGHDVSRLRPFGMSGCATAVMIDPATGNRFAAADPRRDCYAIAY
- a CDS encoding DUF1569 domain-containing protein; its protein translation is MGEPAVLRSLVARLDHLRPESTRRWGTLTPHEMLCHLGDAAEMVLLIRPRTEVVSTRGRPIIKWLALSSPLRLPHGWATNPMHDPRALGTRPSEFANDRARAVAGLNGIAAGTGPLEPAHGFFGVMSREDWQRWAYKHTDHHLRQFGL
- a CDS encoding DUF2268 domain-containing putative Zn-dependent protease (predicted Zn-dependent protease with a strongly conserved HExxH motif), whose amino-acid sequence is MTRLCRPVVAVALLLTAVAGCAQPQVKTRYFRSRTYTFSRAERATIDRIANATAAEVGKLLPGLPPQLELTARPGTDVIEEIGATADAMPPNFVMWTVDPAHGGGVVAIAEKDLRATLFHEFHHLVRSAAGNPRTVIEHAVSEGMATAFERDFAGENRPWGEHPPEGSGWEKELLALPVNAPIRGLNTAHPDGRRWIVCRTGTAWVDRATARSGRTSADLVSAPAVEILSLADVNK
- a CDS encoding sigma-54 dependent transcriptional regulator, which produces MARILVADDHDALRRGLALSLTAAGHEVEEAPNGNAALERLHEGYFDVVVSDLKMGGSDGLDVLRTTKQLHPSASVILMTAFGSVTTAVEAMKHGAFDYVQKPFELEEMEVKVEKALELKRLRNELDYLRNERQENYDFDRIVGGSESLQRVLAVVKKVAKSNSTVLIRGETGTGKELIAGATHHNSLRASRNFVKVNCAALQENLLESELFGHEKGAFTGADRQRIGRFEQADGGTLFLDEIGDMSASTQAKILRVLQEHEFERLGGTRTLRVDVRLIAATNRDLSAMVASGHFREDLYYRLNVVSIETPPLRERKDDILPLAMHFIRRFASELKKRLDGLDNEAQKLLIRYNWPGNIRELENAIERAALLAESPIITSADLRLGDFAPAGSGRDAQGVVKIPPTGIALEEIERQAITEALKMANWVQKDAAELLQISPRVMNYKIKTLNIELPRRRVLASAS